One window of the Lytechinus variegatus isolate NC3 chromosome 3, Lvar_3.0, whole genome shotgun sequence genome contains the following:
- the LOC121411984 gene encoding uncharacterized protein LOC121411984, whose amino-acid sequence MSSKDVELSSVSDVRAVIPPEPKRNDSNSSPLLIFVLVVGLIVGFVALVIAAISLGRTSGGSGGGKSGWYRTGSDDLTGTLRGFHVDIVDAVCAAANKDCRLIWDVYENCWDSEAGQRSRGGFGLMARWYDACTGWFNTYERALTVQFSDEFRVGLSGIFYVRPSNPGGFNPTNIPSNQIIGFVDGWASDEYCLARNADAIQGVPLAPSQVRHYPTREALKAGIIANKVAAGFANTNVYADDPELDTVGQPITNCIKGGGSIMSRLDSSLNVWWNPAFASIKNTETYRQICERASTSHGHMPGATGPDLCLK is encoded by the exons atgTCGAGCAAAGATGTTGAGCTGAGCAGTGTTTCTGATGTCAGAGCCGTCATCCCACCCGAGCCCAAAAGAAATGACTCGAATTCGTCACCATTACTCATCTTCGTTCTCGTTGTGGGTCTAATCGTTGGATTCGTCGCTCTTGTCATCGCTGCGATAAGCCTTGGGCGAACaagtggtggtagtggtggtggaa AATCAGGATGGTACAGGACAGGGAG TGATGATCTTACTGGAACACTTCGTGGCTTCCATGTTGATATCGTAGATGCAG TTTGCGCAGCAGCAAATAAGGATTGTCGACTCATCTGGGATGTTTACGAGAATTGTTGGGATTCTGAAGCTGGTCAGCGTTCTCGTGGTGGCTTTGGACTTATGGCGCGCTGGTATGATGCTTGTACTG GATGGTTTAATACCTACGAGCGGGCTCTCACCGTGCAATTCTCAGACGAGTTCCGCGTTGGTCTAAGTGGAATCTTTTACGTCAGACCTTCCAATCCAGGCGGTTTTAATCCGACTAATATCCCATCAAATCAGATAATTGGTTTCGTGGATGGATGGGCATCCGATGAATATTGTTTGGCTCGTAACGCCGACGCAATACAG GGTGTTCCACTTGCGCCTAGTCAAGTGAGGCATTATCCGACCAGGGAAGCTCTTAAAGCCGGGATCATCGCAAATAAA GTGGCAGCAGGATTTGCGAACACCAATGTGTATGCCGATGATCCGGAGCTGGATACGGTTGGGCAGCCTATCACTAACTGTATTAAAGGAGGCGGTTCTATAATGTCTCGATTGGATAGCTCCCTCAACGTTTGGTGGAATCCAGCCTTTGCaagtatcaaaaacactgaaacCTACCGACAAATCTGCGAGCGAGCTTCTACAAGCCATG GACACATGCCCGGAGCCACAGGACCTGATCTTTGTTTGAAATAA